TATGGCGGTGGAATGTGGACTTTTTAGTAGCGTATGTGGGGAGGCCCGGAAGAGATCGATGGAGATGGACCATCCAGGATAGGGTACCATATTCCGGAATCGTTACCGCTCCGTTTTTTAACGGTCACATTTTATAGCCGTTGAGCCTCTCCATTTCTATAAATTAATTAACCATGTTCCTCCCTGTCACTGACACCAAAACAGAAATCACACGAATCACTTTAAAAAACGAAATTAGAGCTGTCCAAACACAAATCATGGTTATTAAAACACTAAAGATCAGATAATGACAATGCATGTCTTGTAACATCTGGAAGTTTTTAATACTCCTCAAGAGCATGATGATGTGTTTGCTAATTCTGCTGCTTTCGTTACATGGCGGCTCACAGTCCTAAGTAAGTAACAGTATAGATAGTGACACCGCTCCATTTATGCATTGCCGACTTTAATCTGCTTTAGATAACCATTTACACCTGTACATGTCAAATTAACTATTTCTAAAAATAGATTAAAAACTAAACtgattttttctaaaattaaattaCTTCGTATTATCAGGTTTTATCtcagtaaaattaattttgggtgAAGAGATGGTGTCGATAATAAAGAGTCAGACTCAAAAACACTTATACAAGATTTACATTTACCTCACTCAAATGAGACTAAATCTGCGACCTATCAGGTACGAGATTCTATCATATCCTACTAGGATAAGTGAATAACCATTTGAATTTGTTAAGTTaactatttttgaaaattaaattaattttaatttttttttctaaaaataaattttaggtgtaCTCACGCACGGCTTTACAACAAGTTTCAAAAGTGACTTTAATCCGAAAAGAAGGACCACAATtaacaataattatttattcacacctcaaaatgaggtggaatgaggtggaaaaagagagagatagaaagaaaagaaaaagtaagagtgagaaagtataagatgtgatagatgataagaggagagagatagaaataaaaattggtggaaatgaagtgtataaaaaaagaggtgtgtatatatcattacccccACAATTAATGCTTTCTCAcagtcttcactcttcatccAACGGTCGACATCTCATCACACATAAATGAACCCACCACTTCACTAACATTATTTAAGGAGCCTCTTCTCTTCCTTTTAAAACCTCCCAGCACTCAATTCTCACTGGAGAACGGTAACCTCTGGTTCCATACACAAAACccaaaccagaaaaataaaataaaatgggtTTCCTCTCTGTGAAAACTGTTCTAATCTCCACTGGTATTTTATCCATGGCTATGGGGTTGAAGCTCACAGTCCCAGTGGTTTCCAATTTCATCTTCACTGAAGCTGCTCCTACATTGTCCACGTTTTTCCTCACGTGCTTCACTCCTCCTTACCTCTACCTCCTTCTCAACTTCATCATCCTCACCATCGTTGCCACCTCCAAGCTCCACAACCACAACAACTCCCCGCCGGACACCGCGCTTCTTCCGACGGAGCCGCTCATCCACGCCGCCGATGTCGCCGCCTACGGTGTTCATATCCCCGCTCCTGAGCCGGTTAAGATCTTAGAAAACTCGCAAATCGACTACAACGGCGAAATGGAGACGACGCCGGTGAAGTTCTCCGGCGGATTTGAAATGGAATACAACGGCGTCGTTTCTGGTGGATACGTGTATGAGGTGGAGGCGAAAACGCATGCAGTTATCGGCGGCGGAGGAGGAGGTAACGGTTTTTCTGTTATCGGCGGCGAGGAGGAGAATCTTGCTCCGATTTTGCAGAGGAAGGAGTCGTTGGAATTCGCGTTTAACGATGAGAACGAGAAACCGCCGGTTTCCGCCAGATTCGGCCACCGGAAAACGGTTAGATCTAGCCCCGAAGGTAGCGTaaccgttttttttttctctctttgattttttgtgaaatttgaaattgaggACAAAGGaatctgaaatttgaaattgaggACAAATGAAACTGAAATTGATTTGGTGTTTGATGCAGGAGTGACGGTGGTTGCGTTGGGAGTGACGAAACCGAAGAGGCAGGAGACGCTGGAGAGCACGTGGAGGACGATAACGGAGGGGAGAGCGATGCCGTTGACGAGGCACTTGAAGAAATCGGAGACGATGGAGACTCAGCCGCGGCGGAACGCGGCGCCGCTGGCGGATTTGAACGGTCCGGTGATGAAGAAGTCGGAGACGTTCGGCGGCAGGGAGAAGAAGGCGGCGGCGGCTACGACGTCGTCGCCGGGATCCGGTGGGAAGCTGAGGAAGGAATCGTCGCTGAGTCAGGACGAGTTGAACCGGCGAGTTGAAGCGTTCATCAATAAGTTC
This portion of the Lotus japonicus ecotype B-129 chromosome 3, LjGifu_v1.2 genome encodes:
- the LOC130749138 gene encoding uncharacterized protein LOC130749138: MGFLSVKTVLISTGILSMAMGLKLTVPVVSNFIFTEAAPTLSTFFLTCFTPPYLYLLLNFIILTIVATSKLHNHNNSPPDTALLPTEPLIHAADVAAYGVHIPAPEPVKILENSQIDYNGEMETTPVKFSGGFEMEYNGVVSGGYVYEVEAKTHAVIGGGGGGNGFSVIGGEEENLAPILQRKESLEFAFNDENEKPPVSARFGHRKTVRSSPEGVTVVALGVTKPKRQETLESTWRTITEGRAMPLTRHLKKSETMETQPRRNAAPLADLNGPVMKKSETFGGREKKAAAATTSSPGSGGKLRKESSLSQDELNRRVEAFINKFNAEMRLQRQESLRQYKEMVNRV